In the Desulfovibrio sp. Huiquan2017 genome, GGTCTCGCCGCAGTCCAGGCAGTACATGAGCGGGGCATAGCCGCGCCGATTGAGCATGACGATGACCTGTTCCCCTGCGGCCACGGTCTCACGCACGGCCTCGCGCACCCGATTGGAGAGCAAGTGCTTGGAATTGCCCAACTCGGCGATGTTGACCAGTTCCACCTCGGGCAGACGGGCGTCGCCCACCCGCTCTTTCAGGGTGGACACCCGGATTCGCCCGGCGGCCGCCGCCTGGAAGGTCTTGACGTCGGGTGTGGCCGAACCGAGCAGGAGCAGGCCCTTGTTGCGGCCCGTGCGGAACCAGGCCACCTCCTTGGCGTGGTAGGCCAGCCGTTCCTCCTGTTTGAAGGACTCGTCATGTTCCTCGTCCATGACCACCATGCCCAGATCGGGCAAAGGCAGGAACACGGCGGACCGGGTGCCGACCACCAGGACAGGGTCCTCGCCCCGGGCCAATTCGCGGAAGGAGGCCTCCCGCTTTTTCGGGCTCTGATAGCCGTGGTAGAAAATCGTCCGGTACTGCGGGAACCGCCGGGCCACGGTGCGGTAGAGCTGACAGGCCAGGGCCACCTCGGGCGCGAGAAAAAGCACGGACCTGCCCCGCTCCAAGAGACGCCGGGCCATCTCCATATACAGCACGGTCTTGCCGCTGCCGGTCACGCCGTGAACCAGGTGTGCGCCCCCGCCCCCGTCCAGGGTCTCGGTCAATTCGTCCAGGGCGACCCGCTGCTCGTCGGTCAACGTGAACTCGCAGCCCGGATCGTCCGCGTCCTCGCCGCCGGCCCGGTCCACTTCGGCCAGGAGATCGGCGGTCAATTCGCCCATGCGGACCACGCCCGCGCTCTCCAGCTTGACGGCCACATCCGGAGCCCAGTCTCCCAGGGAATGACGTAGTGAGTACAGGCTCTGCGGCCCGTTCTCCATGAGGTGCTCAAGAAGGTGAAGCTGCCGCTTGGCATTGGGCCGCACGGCCCACGGCGGGTCGGATTCAAGCGATACGAACCGTTCCTCGGCTTCCTTTTTGGCGTTGACGCGCACGCGCATGCGACCGTCCAGCCAAAGCGCCAGGAACGCGGCCCGATCCTTGTCCCCGGCCCGGACGATGTCCGAGGGACGCAGGGACGCAGGCAGGTCGCGTTCGGTCATGTGCCGGTCCACCTTGAAACTCACCGCCGCCGTGCGCAAACCGCGCGGCAGGGCGATCTCCAGGATGCGGCCCACATGGACCATCTGGCGGGCGGCCAGGTTCACGGCCATATCCACGAAATCCTTGTCCAGCAGCGGCGTGCGTTCGAGCGGCCAGATCATCTCCCGGATTTCCACACCTTCGGGCGCGACATCGGCCGGACCGACCACCACGCCAGCCCGGTGGGACTTGCCGAAGGGGATGATCACCCGCTGCCCCGGGGAAAGAGACGGGAAATGGAGAGGACGCCCGTAGGTCCACGTCGCATAGGGCGGACTGACGAGCGTTACTTGCCAGAGATCGGCCATGGCGGGACTACTGGGCCCCGGGATAGCGGAAGGAATCGCGCAGAAGGCCGAACGGCTGGGGCGGCTCGGCGCACAGCGCGGGATCCAGCCCGTCGCGGGCGTAGAGCTCCTCGCCGCCCGCGTTGTTCAGCCGGGTCCATTCCACATCGGCGGCCAATTCGCCCCCGCCCATGCGGACCGTCAGCTTCCGCGGCACGCGGTAGCCCGCATAGGTCTGATAATCCGAGAACGCCACGGTGATCATGCCCGCGTCCGAGGGATAGCGGACCAGGAGCGGAGCAAGGTCCTCGTTGTTCAGGTACACCGTAGGCCTGTCCGCATCGGCCGGGTCCACACCGAGCATGAGGCACGCGTCCTCGCCGCAAAAACCGTAACCGCCCACGGTCACGTCCACGCCCCAGGACTGCCAGGTCTCGACCGGATGGGGAACCAGCCAGACGAACAGGGGCGACAAGGGGAAACTCCCGACGACGCAACTGCCGACCACATTGCCCAACGCCCCCACGGCCACGGCCGTGCCGCCCGCCGTCCACTCCTGCCGCCAGCGGCCGTTCGCGTACCACAGGTCCACGGACACGCCCGGATAGGCCGGAAAAGTCATGGAGGCCTGCCAGGAACGCATGGGGCCGTAGTTCTTTTGCAGGCGCACGGCCAACTCCTCGCCGTCGGGCACGAAGGCGTGGACGGGCAGAGCGGTCAGACATAGGAGCAATAAGGTCAACAGGGTCTTCATGGTCTCTCTGTTCTCGGATCAAGACGGCGGACGCCCGGGGCGTCCGCCGGTTCAAGACGTGTTAGGATGAGGAGCAGGACAACAGCTCCCGCAACCGCTTGACAAGTTCGTCGCGCAATTCCTCGTCCTGCAAAGCGAAATAGATGTTGGCCGTGAGGTATTCCACCCAGTCGCCCGCGTCAAACCGCTGTCCGCCCAGCCGAACAGCCAGGAGCTTGTCCCGATCGGCCAGTCCCTGGAGGGCGTCGGTCAACTGGATTTCGCCGCCCACGCCCGCGCGCTGGCCTTCGAGAATGTCGAAGATCTCCGGCAGCAGGACATAGCGACCGATGATGGCCAGGTTGGACGGAGCCTTCTCGGGCGTGGGTTTTTCCACCAGGCTGGTTACGCGATAGGTATGCGAGTCGATGGCCTCGCCCTGGATCACCCCGTAGCGGCTGACTTTGCTCGGGGGAACTTCGATGACGCCGATGACCGCCTTGCCGGTTGCCTCGGCGGTCTTGATCAGTTCACCGATGCCGGTCTGCACACCAAACATGAGATCGTCGCCGAGCATGACCGCGAAAGGTTCATTCTGGCAGACCTCGCGGGCGGTGAGCACCGCGTGGCCAAGACCGAGCTGCTCCTTCTGGCGCACACCGATAACGTTGACCAGGCTGGCCACGCGCCGGACCTCTTCAAGCATGGAGGTCTTGCCCGCACGTTCCAGGAGTTGCTCCAAGAGGAAGTTGCGGTCGAAATGGTCCTCGATGATGGTCTTGTTCTGGTTGGTGACGAAGACCACGTCGGTCAGGCCGGCGCCGATGCCCTCCTCCACGATGTACTGGACGATGGGCTTGCGGAAGATCGGCAGCATCTCCTTAGGGACGTTCTTGGTGGCCGGGAGTGAACGGGTGCCCCAACCCGCGACAGGGATGACGGCTTTTGTGATATTCATAAAGTCCTCCACTGTGGGTATTCTACTATTTCAGATATTTTTCGCATGCTTCGACGATATCGCCGGTCAATTTCTCGACCAATTCCGTATCCTGTCCCTCGACCATGACGCGGCAGACCGCCTCGGTCCCCGAGTAACGCAGCAGCACGCGGCCCTTGCCCGCCAGAGCGGCTTCACCCCGGCGCACGGCCTCCTGGACCTGCGGGGCCTGGTCAAAGGGAATCTTGCGCTTGACGTGGACGTTGCGCAGCACCTGGGGAAACGGCTCAAGCAGCCCGGCCAATTCGGACAGCGGACGCTCCCGTTCACGCATGATGCGCAGCAGTTGCAGCGCGGCCAGAAGTCCGTCTCCCGTGGTGGCGTGATCCATGAAAATGAGGTGCCCGGATTGTTCGCCACCCAGGGTCGCCCCCTCGCGGCGCATGGCCTCGACCACGTAGCGGTCGCCCACGTCCGTACGCAGCAGCTGACCGCCGTGATCCGCCATGAACAGTTCAAGCGCCATGTTGGACATGACCGTGGCCACGAGCATGTTCTTAGGCAGCTGATCCTTTTCCATAAGCTCCAGGGCGCACAAGGCCATGATCTGGTCGCCGTCCAGGATGCGGCCGTTCTCGTCGCAGACGATGAGCCGGTCCGCGTCGCCGTCCAGGGCGATGCCCATGTCCGCGCCCTCCTCCACGACCATCCTGGCGATGACCTCGGGATAGAGGGAACCGCACTTCTGATTGATGTTCAGGCCGTCCGGAGCCACGCCGACCTTGATCACCTCGGCCCCCAGCTCTTCGAGCACGTCCGGGGCCACGCCGTAGGCCGCGCCGTGGGCGCAGTCGAGCACGATCTTGAGCCCGTCCAGGGTCAGGTGCGGAGAAAAACTGTTCTTCAGGAAAACGATATACCGACCGCGCGCGTCGCTGATGCGGTGAGCGCGGCCCACGTTCTCGGCCGGGGGGTAATCCCAACGGGTGTCCCGGTTCAGGACCAGTTCACTGATCTCGTCCTCGACTTCGTCGGGCAGCTTGAAGCCGGTGCTGTCGAAAAACTTTATGCCGTTGTCCATGAACGGATTGTGCGAAGCGGAGATGACCACACCGAGATCGGCGCGCATGTTCCGGGTCAGGAAGGAAATGGCCGGAGTGGGCATGGGGCCGACCAGAAAGACGTCCATGCCGTTGGCGCACAGTCCACTGGTCAAGGCGGTCTCGAAGACATAGCCGGACAAGCGGGTGTCCTTGCCTATGACCACCCTATGGTGCTTGTCGCCGTTGCGGAAGTACTGCCCGGCCGCCAGGCCGAGCCGAAGGGCGATCTCGGGAGTCATGGGGAAAATATTCCCCTGCCCCCGCAGGCCATCGGTTCCGAAAAGCCTTTGTTTCATGAAATACTCCAACTTGTCGCCCGACGGGCGGCTAATTCTTTTTGATGACGGTGGTAACCGTTTCGGGATTCTTCTTTTCGAGTTTGCACCCTTCGGGCAGGGTCACGTCGTAGTCCAGTTCGAACCGTCCCTCCACCACCTTGCCGCCGAAGACCACGGAGGCCAGAATGGCCTTGCGGTACTCGTCGTCATGGAACAGGAAGAGCGGCCCCTGGATGAGCAAACGGACATAGCGCTGCGAAACCGAGGCCTTGAACCCTTCGGGATTCTGATATTCGATGGGCACCTTGACCCAGATTTCGCGGGTCTTGGGCGCGAAATAGGCCTCCACGTTGACCTGTCCGGGCGAGGCCTCGATCTCGTCGGGGACCTCCAGGGCCACGTCTTCGGCCCAGGACCTGGGCACGTCCTCGGGGAAATCCCCCTTGAGGACCACGCGGGTCTTGGAAATCTTGCGCAGCAGGGTCTCGGGCCCCCGGACGGTAACCACGTCGGGCGAGGCCTTGACCTCCTGCAACTGGTAGTCGGAATTGAGATTGCCCGCCCAGGCGGCCTCCACCGCGACCTCCTTGGAGATGCGCCGGTCCACCGTGAGGCGGAGCCGATTGGGACGGACCTCAATGATCTCGTAGGTGGAGGACAACGGAATCTTGGCCGGGTCGATGTCCACCACCTGCTCGCCGACCTTCAGGTTGCTGACGTTGATCGGGTAGACCAGATTCTGGGAGGAGAGGTTGCCGACCAGCCCCTTGGGACCGCGCAGCCGGACCTGGATCTTGTCCACCAGGCCGTCCTCGATGATCAATCCCTCGGGCGGGTTGGTCATGACCACGGGCATGTCCACCCAGGTCTCGACCACTTCCCGGCCGGTGACCAGGAACCAGGTAAACACGGCCAGGGCTATGGACAACAATATGGTTTGCCAGTTCTTGAGCATGTCAGCGCCCCAAAGCGTTCTTGAGCACGCGCCGCAAACGCGTTTCGTCCAGGCTGGTGGTCAAGCGGCCGTTCATGGCCACGGAAACTTCACCCCGTTCCTCGGAGACCACGATGGTGATGGCGTCAGAGCCTTCGGAAATGCCCAGTGCCGCCCGGTGCCGGGTGCCGTACATGGGTTGCCCCCGCAGCTTGTTGGACAGGGGCAAAATGCAGGCAGCGGCCACGATGCGGTCGCGGCGGACGATGATTGCCCCATCATGCAGGGGCGTGTCCGTGAAAAATATGGTTTCAATCAGTTCTTTGTTGACCTTGGCGTCCAACTCGATCCCGCGTTCGATGATGTCGCCCAGCGGCATGTTCTTTTCGATGACGATGATCGCGCCGGTGGAGGTGTGCGACATGGTCATGACCGCCTGGGTCAATTGGTCCAGGGTGTCGTCGCGCACGTTGGACTTGGTCCAGAACCGCCTGGTGCCCACCGAGGCCAGCGCCTTGCGAATGTCGGTCTTGAACAGTATGACCACCACCAGGAACAGGGAGGTCAGAAATTCGCCGAGCAGTGCGTTCAGGGTGTAAAGATTGAACTTTTCAGCTACATAGTAGACCACGAGCACGACCACCAGGCCGTAGAGCACAGCGGCGGCGCGGGTTCCCCGGACAAGGACGATGATGTTGTAGTAGATGAAGGCCACCAGCCCGATATCGAGCAGGACCCTCCAGGTAACTTGAATTCCGAAAAGCTCAAACATGTTGTTTAACTACGCCAATTCACGAACTACGGTCAACGTCTGTCGCGTCAATTCGACTTCGTGCACGCGGTGGATGGGAACGCCCTTGGCCGCCAGCACGGCCGTGGCCGCCTGGGTGGCGTTTTGCCGTTGCCCGGTTTCAAGGCCCAAGAGCCCCTGCCACAGGGACTTGTTCGACAGCCCCATGTAAACGGGCAGCCCGAATTCGTTGAAGCGCTCGATCTCCCGCAGGATCTCCAGGTTGTGTTCGAGCCGCTTGCCGAAACCGATGCCCGGGTCCAGGGCCACCCGGTCCAGAGGCAATCCGGCCTGTTCCAGAACCCCCAGGCGTTCCTCGAAGAAGGCCATGATATCGCCGACCACGTCGTCGTAGCGCGGTTCGTCCTGCATGTCCCCGGGACGGCCCAAGGAGTGCATGAGCACGTAGCCGGGTTTGTACTCGGCAAGCACATCCAGTATCTCCGGCTCGAAACGGAACCCGGACACGTCGTTGATGATGGCGGCCCCGGCCTCCAGGCAGCGGGCGGCCACCTTGGCCTTGTAGGTGTCCACGGAAATGACCGCCGGGGTCCGGGCCGCGATCAGCCCTTCGATCACGGGCAGGACACGGGCAAGCTCGTCGGACTCGCTCACCGGGTCGCCGTAGGGCCGGGTGGACTCGCCGCCCACATCCAGGATGTGCGCGCCCTCCCCGACCAGTTTGAGCCCGTGGGCCACGCCCGAAGCGGTGTCGGCATGAGCCCCGCCGTCGTAAAAGGAGTCCGGTGTCACGTTGACGATTCCGGCAATGAGGAAGGGGGCAGGTCCCAAGACCTTGCCCCCCTTAACTGTCCACGTCGTATCGTTCATGATCTGCATGTTCGGTAATTATTGAAGCTTGTTCTTGCCGTCGTCTCCGTCAGGATCGTCCCCCTCGCCGTCGTCGAGGATGAAGTCGTCCCCGGAACCGCGGGAAGAACCTTCGGAGTCGCCGGCGTCGCCGGGCTTCTCGCTCACGGGTTCATACCCAGGCCCCGAAGATTGGGCGGCCCGGCCGTCGGCGGTGTAGCCCGAAGCCGTATCCGCCGAGGCGGAGCCGGAACCGGAAGACGCGCCCGAAGAGCCGGAACCGGAATGGTTGGACGGTTCCATGGGCGGCAGCGGCTTGCCCTCCATGATCAGATCGATGTCGGCGCCGGTAATGGTCTCCCGCTCCAGCAGGGCCATGGCGATGGCGTCGAGCGCCTCACGGTTGTTTTTGATCAGGCTGGTGGCCTTCTCATACGCCTCGTCCACGAACCGCCGGACCTCGGAGTCGATCAGCTTGGCCGTCTCCTCGCCGTAGTTCTTGTTGTGGATGAGCTCGCGACCCAGGAAGACCTGCTCCTGGTTGTCGCCGAAGCTCATGGGGCCGAGCTTGTCGGACATGCCCCACATGCAGACCATGTTGTGTGCCGTCTTGGTGGCCCGCTCGATGTCGTTGCTGGCCCCGGTGGTCAGTTGGTCGAGAACGACCTCCTCGGCCACGCGGCCGCCCATGAGCACGGCCATATTGTTCGTGAGGAATGCCTTGGAATAATTGTGCCGGTCCTCACCGGGCAACTGCATGGTCACGCCCAAGGCCTGGCCGCGCGGGATGATCGAGACCTTGTGCACAGGGTCGGTACCGGGCAGGAGCTTGGCCACCAGGGCATGACCGCCCTCGTGGTAAGCCGTGGTCCGCTTTTCCTCTTCGGAGAGGATCATGGACCGCCGCTCGCGGCCGCCCATCATGACCTTGTCCTTGGCCTCCTCGAAATCGCTCATGTCCACGCGGTCCTTGCCAAGCTTGGCCGCGCTCAACGCAGCCTCGTTGACTAGGTTCTCCAGATCCGCGCCCGAGAATCCGGGGGTGCCCCGGGCGATAATCTCCAGGTCCACCTCGGGGGACAGCGGAGTCTTGCGGCAATGCACCTTGAGGATGCGCTCGCGGCCGCGCAGGTCCGGATTGGGCACGACCAC is a window encoding:
- the priA gene encoding primosomal protein N', coding for MADLWQVTLVSPPYATWTYGRPLHFPSLSPGQRVIIPFGKSHRAGVVVGPADVAPEGVEIREMIWPLERTPLLDKDFVDMAVNLAARQMVHVGRILEIALPRGLRTAAVSFKVDRHMTERDLPASLRPSDIVRAGDKDRAAFLALWLDGRMRVRVNAKKEAEERFVSLESDPPWAVRPNAKRQLHLLEHLMENGPQSLYSLRHSLGDWAPDVAVKLESAGVVRMGELTADLLAEVDRAGGEDADDPGCEFTLTDEQRVALDELTETLDGGGGAHLVHGVTGSGKTVLYMEMARRLLERGRSVLFLAPEVALACQLYRTVARRFPQYRTIFYHGYQSPKKREASFRELARGEDPVLVVGTRSAVFLPLPDLGMVVMDEEHDESFKQEERLAYHAKEVAWFRTGRNKGLLLLGSATPDVKTFQAAAAGRIRVSTLKERVGDARLPEVELVNIAELGNSKHLLSNRVREAVRETVAAGEQVIVMLNRRGYAPLMYCLDCGETVRCPDCEVGMTYHKGRERLVCHYCGRTYSYPLTCRKCGGANFIPMGEGTEQLEEALTELLPEDVQVLRLDRDATRRQERLEEILGAFGRGEAQVLVGTQMISKGHHFPGVTLVVVADGDLGLNLPDYRSSERTFQLLVQVAGRAGRGEHPGRVLIQTRNPDHPIWKEILSGDYQGFFDREVSRRTLFHYPPFSHMALVRISFPADFDNGPAAVNLLGQVLREQGRALGISVLGPAPAPLAMLRGRKRFNCLLKSDDWSKVRGLYAALVRANPDPRAVRTGLDLDPLSTL
- the galU gene encoding UTP--glucose-1-phosphate uridylyltransferase GalU, with protein sequence MNITKAVIPVAGWGTRSLPATKNVPKEMLPIFRKPIVQYIVEEGIGAGLTDVVFVTNQNKTIIEDHFDRNFLLEQLLERAGKTSMLEEVRRVASLVNVIGVRQKEQLGLGHAVLTAREVCQNEPFAVMLGDDLMFGVQTGIGELIKTAEATGKAVIGVIEVPPSKVSRYGVIQGEAIDSHTYRVTSLVEKPTPEKAPSNLAIIGRYVLLPEIFDILEGQRAGVGGEIQLTDALQGLADRDKLLAVRLGGQRFDAGDWVEYLTANIYFALQDEELRDELVKRLRELLSCSSS
- the glmM gene encoding phosphoglucosamine mutase: MKQRLFGTDGLRGQGNIFPMTPEIALRLGLAAGQYFRNGDKHHRVVIGKDTRLSGYVFETALTSGLCANGMDVFLVGPMPTPAISFLTRNMRADLGVVISASHNPFMDNGIKFFDSTGFKLPDEVEDEISELVLNRDTRWDYPPAENVGRAHRISDARGRYIVFLKNSFSPHLTLDGLKIVLDCAHGAAYGVAPDVLEELGAEVIKVGVAPDGLNINQKCGSLYPEVIARMVVEEGADMGIALDGDADRLIVCDENGRILDGDQIMALCALELMEKDQLPKNMLVATVMSNMALELFMADHGGQLLRTDVGDRYVVEAMRREGATLGGEQSGHLIFMDHATTGDGLLAALQLLRIMRERERPLSELAGLLEPFPQVLRNVHVKRKIPFDQAPQVQEAVRRGEAALAGKGRVLLRYSGTEAVCRVMVEGQDTELVEKLTGDIVEACEKYLK
- a CDS encoding CdaR family protein, whose product is MLKNWQTILLSIALAVFTWFLVTGREVVETWVDMPVVMTNPPEGLIIEDGLVDKIQVRLRGPKGLVGNLSSQNLVYPINVSNLKVGEQVVDIDPAKIPLSSTYEIIEVRPNRLRLTVDRRISKEVAVEAAWAGNLNSDYQLQEVKASPDVVTVRGPETLLRKISKTRVVLKGDFPEDVPRSWAEDVALEVPDEIEASPGQVNVEAYFAPKTREIWVKVPIEYQNPEGFKASVSQRYVRLLIQGPLFLFHDDEYRKAILASVVFGGKVVEGRFELDYDVTLPEGCKLEKKNPETVTTVIKKN
- the cdaA gene encoding diadenylate cyclase CdaA; protein product: MFELFGIQVTWRVLLDIGLVAFIYYNIIVLVRGTRAAAVLYGLVVVLVVYYVAEKFNLYTLNALLGEFLTSLFLVVVILFKTDIRKALASVGTRRFWTKSNVRDDTLDQLTQAVMTMSHTSTGAIIVIEKNMPLGDIIERGIELDAKVNKELIETIFFTDTPLHDGAIIVRRDRIVAAACILPLSNKLRGQPMYGTRHRAALGISEGSDAITIVVSEERGEVSVAMNGRLTTSLDETRLRRVLKNALGR
- the folP gene encoding dihydropteroate synthase, whose amino-acid sequence is MNDTTWTVKGGKVLGPAPFLIAGIVNVTPDSFYDGGAHADTASGVAHGLKLVGEGAHILDVGGESTRPYGDPVSESDELARVLPVIEGLIAARTPAVISVDTYKAKVAARCLEAGAAIINDVSGFRFEPEILDVLAEYKPGYVLMHSLGRPGDMQDEPRYDDVVGDIMAFFEERLGVLEQAGLPLDRVALDPGIGFGKRLEHNLEILREIERFNEFGLPVYMGLSNKSLWQGLLGLETGQRQNATQAATAVLAAKGVPIHRVHEVELTRQTLTVVRELA
- the ftsH gene encoding ATP-dependent zinc metalloprotease FtsH; this translates as MNNHMKNLVIWAIIFILMVVLFNLFNQPPVPKDTPSYSEFLAMVDSGTVAQVKIQGQKITGLKSSGEQFQTYAPEDPNMIQTLIGKGVEVKAEPPDESPWYLTLLLSWFPMILLIGVWIFFMRQMQGGGSGGRGAMSFGRSKARLINEETAKVTFDDVAGVDEAKEELSEIVDFLREPRKFTRLGGRIPKGVLLVGSPGTGKTLLARAVAGEAGVPFFSISGSDFVEMFVGVGASRVRDLFAQGKKNAPCLIFIDEIDAVGRQRGAGLGGGHDEREQTLNQLLVEMDGFESNEGVILVAATNRPDVLDPALLRPGRFDRQVVVPNPDLRGRERILKVHCRKTPLSPEVDLEIIARGTPGFSGADLENLVNEAALSAAKLGKDRVDMSDFEEAKDKVMMGGRERRSMILSEEEKRTTAYHEGGHALVAKLLPGTDPVHKVSIIPRGQALGVTMQLPGEDRHNYSKAFLTNNMAVLMGGRVAEEVVLDQLTTGASNDIERATKTAHNMVCMWGMSDKLGPMSFGDNQEQVFLGRELIHNKNYGEETAKLIDSEVRRFVDEAYEKATSLIKNNREALDAIAMALLERETITGADIDLIMEGKPLPPMEPSNHSGSGSSGASSGSGSASADTASGYTADGRAAQSSGPGYEPVSEKPGDAGDSEGSSRGSGDDFILDDGEGDDPDGDDGKNKLQ